A genome region from Streptomyces pratensis includes the following:
- a CDS encoding eCIS core domain-containing protein, whose translation MSTSHSQEVRSDQDGKRRKRKERAASRAPEPKNIVSGAGHPLDLGVRRELEEQLGHDFSRVRLHTGRDAGTLTEMLGADAVAVGQDIFFREGTYRPGTQDGRRLLAHELLHTVQNPHGLGALRAGREPGEVSLPQQTIEREAETSAQEAVRDGEPSERIEEGRATPGWLRYATVDADRNRLEQLDPATLVDRLANGLLRSLRGDPADLSGRARWELARLAPQLRESVLDRLENRLLTSEYDRLLGLAEEAETGPAGFTSGDVPAPETDLFEAMGVERTRWKHEQEGEAASTGRRDADAREERRDATDRDERQGSDRSRARSDAAAEDQEAAQRDEQEDERAQSREQAAREQQQEGEKRSADRQRTDEAADERAQGQQEGTEEAKEERKAQRDREEQDPEQANAPGADKRKRKDDAKKPAEGSKQENLDPKAKAQPGPVRPEKVDERGDRPDSALSEHGLHEKDEDEGEPGEEEKPLGLEAGAENEIDGGEDSGEGVTEGRTGRSRSVASAPAGPVADEIELSEDSSPSAIANALAFPEPISDGTAQDDGRAATNGQPAPGDRTEQEEPDVTGEGQDQEIGPDPETSGQRDPAPEPEARNSGQEQEQQPDEDAERDDGSAEKGAESPEGKGKPDAKEVPEEEQEQKQEREGAAERERRTGGEDPRGAAAAGSPARPSASAAYTRDTKAAPSPASALTPAGPRTEQTPVEDHQPSPATRRTAEPATGDHDAPAPKSVIPKESGAGAAPVGTSGGSEPTGPSAAAGPGSAPSAAHASVSPAAAQADSPGALAPGGAKAQPEASLEKDGGGCSPPEPAAEKDEAGGSCGGGGGGAPEAKKDEEPPDVSGQDPKAAIGTVSKLAPDQAAVAMPGVDAAADKKVGEEQQRLNAAPPERERPSGAPRTQSGPPEAAPPAAQVTGKVEKLGPKDQGDKQQAKGSEKADGAKPTDSAPPPPMPVAAELSADEAKSVEAAADAVPTVDPELRNRTVGPAPKIRLEGASDPKRTDDQAKALKSKQSDIRSTGREDAAKPMGEDQIYPDAPREQLVGKATGRAAARRGAGAAKGSRAGPGVGAVAKQERGGELQGAAGQAQGELVVEEKKHKQSEQQSKREKQTEIDREVTQNAEKQTAERGRAAENAQRERENWRTEQDQKAEEADKNSEKEHTAKNKEIVKARDDKDKEVGERKDKDNQQIDTERENAEKEAEKKKEEKKPSGGFFGWIADKVKGFFNALLEAVTAVFDAARKAVNSIIDTFKDWANKAIDFVRDLAIAAIDVLADALIAIGDVLLAAFPELRDRFRKAIEGLRDKAIAAVNTLADGLKKAVNTLLDALAAGLNALLDVLEAGIKAVIKAYQAVILGAIKFAQAAIEALGKFAALVADIAPDPGGWTGKAGSSAKSGIQDHLWGAIKTGVKRWFDTKVEGILGLGKAVIDVLVKGCVSIKQIGKMAWDAIIASLPMMIASIVIEKVVSMIVPAAGAILTIVQGLMAAWQSISSILAAFSKFWAYLRAVKAGPAACLFAEAVAAGIVALLDFIANFLMIRLSGATKGVGKRLQAMAQKIMKGLKKTGKGAKKAAGGAVNRARGAVRKAAQALRKPPGPAKPHGPSSGSRPATTAPGPEKPKRDTTRDKMPDRAPDRAPDKGPETKPVPQLDKTPEPKGRKDAAPDRTPESKKSSEPDKTPESNSRKEPEPQASTKHSKKESPLGNALKKIKQSVRSALKKTRNAGRTIGKKLRRSKIGQALRSSAKRLHAKALARMRRLKDLRNSRRLDEDRSAQQDRRREEERKRERESAQKDERPTVKASFTMNGERHRMVLKPSGADVSVKMESRLLPLEDRYRAAYNEIEFFKAYVSRIEDPETRRRFEVELLDEISEFQVDSVKEYKSAFKEAFPHRANEPLGLSRQQQAMSRARVQQLVWQLRGMNRKITRWANRNGIVDLDRSEIGKGISKKGERIWGERYQNIKKTIDGVVLRFTYKGRKLEYVGSLNTGTRGPHKGRTAFNINDFDVDLFVVHPAEWRKYLPVVTAEAPEKVSNGKIFPIWPQMRELYNLGRTVGKALTRVLRGRVKDSEKFTDETEVVLREKDSY comes from the coding sequence ATGAGCACGTCCCACTCGCAGGAGGTGCGGTCGGACCAGGACGGCAAGAGGCGCAAGCGCAAGGAACGCGCCGCGTCGCGGGCGCCCGAACCGAAGAACATCGTCAGCGGCGCCGGCCATCCGCTCGACCTGGGCGTCCGGCGTGAGCTGGAGGAACAGCTCGGGCACGACTTCAGCCGCGTACGGCTGCACACCGGCCGGGACGCGGGCACGCTCACCGAGATGCTCGGGGCGGACGCGGTGGCGGTCGGCCAGGACATCTTCTTCCGGGAGGGGACGTACCGGCCCGGTACGCAGGACGGTCGGCGTCTGCTCGCCCACGAGCTGCTGCACACGGTGCAGAACCCGCACGGTCTCGGAGCGCTGCGGGCGGGGCGCGAGCCGGGCGAGGTGAGCCTGCCGCAGCAGACGATCGAGCGCGAGGCGGAGACATCGGCGCAGGAAGCCGTGCGGGACGGCGAGCCCTCGGAGCGGATCGAGGAGGGCCGGGCGACGCCCGGCTGGCTGCGCTACGCGACCGTGGACGCGGACCGCAACCGGCTGGAGCAGCTCGACCCGGCGACACTGGTCGACCGGCTGGCGAACGGTCTGCTGCGCTCGCTGCGCGGCGATCCCGCCGACCTGTCCGGACGAGCGCGCTGGGAACTGGCCCGCCTGGCACCGCAGTTGCGGGAGTCCGTACTCGACCGGCTGGAGAACCGGCTGCTCACGTCCGAGTACGACCGGCTGCTCGGTCTCGCCGAGGAGGCGGAGACCGGGCCGGCCGGCTTCACATCGGGCGATGTACCCGCCCCGGAGACCGACCTCTTCGAGGCAATGGGCGTGGAGCGTACCCGGTGGAAGCACGAGCAGGAGGGCGAGGCCGCATCCACCGGCCGACGCGACGCCGACGCCCGCGAGGAGCGGCGGGACGCCACGGACCGCGACGAGCGGCAGGGCAGCGACCGGAGCAGAGCGCGTTCCGACGCGGCTGCCGAGGACCAGGAAGCGGCACAGCGCGATGAGCAGGAGGACGAGCGCGCGCAGTCGCGCGAGCAGGCGGCGCGGGAACAGCAGCAGGAGGGGGAGAAGAGGTCCGCGGACCGGCAGCGCACCGACGAGGCCGCGGACGAGCGGGCACAGGGGCAGCAGGAGGGCACCGAGGAGGCCAAGGAGGAACGCAAGGCCCAACGGGACCGAGAGGAACAGGACCCGGAACAGGCGAACGCTCCCGGGGCCGACAAGCGTAAACGCAAGGACGACGCCAAGAAGCCGGCGGAGGGTTCGAAGCAGGAGAACCTCGACCCGAAGGCGAAGGCGCAGCCCGGCCCTGTCCGTCCCGAGAAGGTCGATGAACGCGGCGACCGGCCGGACAGCGCACTGTCCGAGCACGGCCTCCACGAGAAGGACGAGGACGAGGGCGAGCCCGGCGAGGAGGAGAAGCCGCTCGGTCTGGAGGCAGGTGCCGAGAACGAGATCGACGGCGGAGAAGACAGTGGCGAAGGTGTGACGGAGGGTCGCACCGGGCGTTCGCGATCCGTCGCTTCCGCTCCAGCGGGTCCCGTCGCCGATGAGATCGAACTCTCGGAGGACAGTTCTCCCAGCGCGATCGCCAACGCGTTGGCGTTCCCCGAGCCGATTTCCGACGGGACCGCGCAGGACGACGGCCGCGCCGCCACGAACGGACAGCCGGCCCCCGGTGACCGCACCGAGCAGGAGGAGCCGGACGTGACCGGCGAGGGCCAGGACCAGGAAATCGGTCCGGACCCGGAAACATCCGGACAGCGGGATCCCGCCCCTGAGCCCGAGGCGCGGAATTCGGGCCAGGAGCAGGAGCAACAGCCGGACGAAGACGCCGAGCGGGACGACGGGTCCGCGGAGAAGGGGGCCGAGTCCCCCGAAGGCAAGGGAAAGCCGGACGCCAAGGAGGTGCCGGAGGAGGAACAGGAGCAGAAACAGGAGCGGGAGGGGGCAGCGGAGCGGGAGAGGCGCACTGGGGGAGAGGATCCCCGAGGTGCGGCTGCGGCAGGATCACCGGCGCGACCGAGTGCGTCTGCTGCCTATACGCGAGACACCAAAGCCGCCCCTTCCCCGGCCTCGGCCCTTACACCCGCCGGGCCGCGGACCGAGCAGACTCCTGTCGAGGACCACCAGCCCTCCCCCGCCACACGGCGGACCGCCGAACCCGCGACGGGTGACCACGACGCCCCCGCGCCGAAGAGCGTCATTCCGAAGGAATCCGGGGCGGGAGCCGCACCGGTAGGGACGTCCGGCGGCAGCGAACCGACCGGCCCCTCTGCTGCCGCGGGGCCGGGCAGCGCACCTTCGGCAGCTCATGCCTCGGTCAGCCCGGCGGCAGCACAGGCGGACAGCCCAGGCGCGTTGGCCCCCGGGGGCGCGAAGGCGCAGCCCGAGGCCTCGCTGGAGAAGGACGGCGGTGGCTGCTCCCCGCCGGAGCCCGCAGCGGAGAAGGACGAGGCAGGCGGCAGCTGTGGCGGGGGCGGAGGCGGGGCACCCGAAGCCAAGAAGGACGAGGAGCCCCCGGACGTCTCCGGCCAGGACCCCAAGGCGGCGATCGGCACGGTGAGCAAGCTGGCGCCGGACCAGGCCGCCGTCGCGATGCCTGGCGTGGACGCCGCGGCGGACAAGAAGGTGGGCGAGGAGCAGCAGCGTCTGAACGCCGCCCCGCCCGAGCGGGAACGCCCTTCGGGCGCGCCGCGTACGCAGTCGGGGCCGCCCGAGGCCGCGCCGCCGGCCGCACAGGTGACCGGCAAGGTGGAGAAGCTCGGGCCGAAGGACCAGGGCGACAAGCAGCAGGCGAAGGGCAGCGAGAAGGCAGACGGGGCCAAGCCGACGGACAGCGCTCCGCCGCCGCCCATGCCCGTGGCCGCCGAGCTGAGCGCCGACGAGGCGAAGAGCGTGGAGGCCGCTGCCGACGCGGTCCCGACCGTCGACCCCGAACTGCGCAACAGGACGGTCGGTCCGGCGCCGAAGATCCGGCTCGAGGGGGCGAGCGACCCCAAGCGGACGGACGACCAGGCCAAGGCGCTGAAGAGCAAGCAGTCCGACATCCGGAGCACAGGGCGCGAGGACGCCGCCAAGCCGATGGGCGAGGACCAGATCTATCCGGACGCGCCCCGGGAGCAGCTCGTCGGCAAGGCGACCGGCCGCGCGGCTGCCAGGCGTGGCGCCGGAGCGGCCAAGGGCTCGCGGGCCGGACCGGGTGTGGGCGCGGTCGCCAAGCAGGAGCGTGGCGGAGAGCTCCAGGGAGCGGCAGGACAGGCACAGGGCGAGCTGGTCGTCGAGGAGAAGAAGCACAAGCAGAGCGAGCAGCAGTCCAAGCGGGAGAAGCAGACCGAGATCGACCGCGAGGTCACGCAGAACGCGGAGAAGCAGACCGCGGAGCGAGGCCGGGCCGCCGAGAACGCGCAGCGCGAGCGCGAGAACTGGCGCACCGAGCAGGACCAGAAGGCCGAAGAGGCGGACAAGAACTCCGAGAAGGAGCACACCGCCAAGAACAAGGAGATCGTCAAGGCCCGCGACGACAAGGACAAGGAGGTCGGCGAAAGGAAGGACAAGGACAACCAGCAGATCGACACGGAGCGCGAGAACGCGGAGAAGGAGGCGGAGAAGAAGAAGGAGGAGAAGAAGCCCTCCGGAGGGTTCTTCGGCTGGATCGCCGACAAGGTGAAGGGCTTCTTCAACGCACTCCTGGAGGCCGTGACGGCGGTGTTCGACGCCGCGCGCAAGGCCGTGAACAGCATCATCGACACGTTCAAGGACTGGGCGAACAAGGCCATCGACTTCGTGCGCGACCTCGCGATCGCGGCGATCGACGTCCTCGCGGACGCGCTGATCGCGATCGGGGACGTACTGCTGGCGGCGTTCCCCGAGCTGCGGGACAGGTTCCGCAAGGCGATCGAAGGCCTGAGGGACAAGGCGATCGCGGCGGTCAACACGTTGGCGGACGGCCTGAAGAAGGCCGTGAACACTCTGCTGGATGCCCTGGCGGCCGGCCTGAACGCGCTGCTCGACGTCCTCGAGGCGGGGATCAAAGCCGTCATCAAGGCCTACCAGGCGGTCATCCTGGGCGCGATCAAGTTCGCACAGGCGGCGATCGAGGCGCTGGGCAAGTTCGCGGCGCTGGTCGCGGACATCGCGCCGGATCCGGGCGGCTGGACAGGCAAGGCCGGCAGTTCGGCGAAGTCCGGTATCCAGGACCATCTGTGGGGCGCGATCAAGACGGGCGTCAAGCGGTGGTTCGACACCAAGGTCGAGGGCATCCTCGGGCTCGGCAAGGCCGTGATCGACGTCCTGGTGAAGGGCTGCGTCTCGATCAAGCAGATCGGGAAGATGGCATGGGACGCGATCATCGCCTCACTGCCGATGATGATCGCCTCGATCGTGATCGAGAAGGTCGTCTCGATGATCGTCCCCGCGGCGGGCGCGATCCTCACGATCGTTCAGGGCCTGATGGCCGCGTGGCAGAGCATCAGTTCGATCCTCGCCGCATTCAGCAAGTTCTGGGCGTACCTGAGGGCAGTGAAGGCAGGCCCCGCCGCCTGCCTCTTCGCGGAGGCGGTGGCCGCCGGCATCGTGGCCCTGCTGGACTTCATCGCGAACTTCCTGATGATCCGCCTGTCGGGCGCGACGAAGGGCGTGGGAAAGCGGCTCCAGGCGATGGCCCAGAAGATCATGAAGGGCCTGAAGAAGACGGGAAAGGGCGCGAAGAAGGCCGCCGGCGGAGCCGTCAACCGCGCCCGTGGAGCGGTTCGGAAGGCGGCCCAGGCGCTGCGGAAGCCGCCAGGGCCTGCGAAGCCCCACGGCCCGTCCTCAGGGAGCCGCCCGGCCACGACCGCCCCCGGTCCGGAAAAGCCGAAGAGGGACACGACACGGGACAAGATGCCGGACAGGGCGCCGGACAGGGCGCCGGACAAGGGGCCGGAGACCAAGCCGGTCCCTCAGCTCGACAAGACCCCGGAACCAAAAGGCAGGAAGGACGCAGCACCGGACAGGACGCCCGAGAGCAAGAAGAGCTCCGAGCCCGACAAGACCCCGGAATCCAACAGCAGGAAGGAGCCCGAACCGCAGGCGTCCACGAAACATTCCAAGAAGGAGTCTCCGCTGGGTAACGCACTCAAGAAAATCAAGCAGAGCGTCAGGTCCGCGCTCAAGAAAACCCGGAATGCCGGGCGCACGATAGGTAAGAAGCTCCGTAGGAGCAAGATCGGTCAGGCCCTCCGAAGCAGCGCCAAACGTCTCCACGCCAAGGCTCTGGCCAGAATGAGGCGACTCAAGGACCTCCGTAACTCCCGCCGACTCGATGAGGATCGGTCGGCGCAGCAGGACAGGCGGCGCGAAGAAGAGCGAAAGCGCGAAAGAGAATCCGCGCAGAAGGATGAACGGCCGACGGTGAAGGCGTCGTTCACGATGAACGGCGAGCGTCACCGGATGGTTCTCAAGCCGTCGGGCGCGGATGTTTCCGTGAAAATGGAATCCAGGCTCCTGCCGTTGGAGGACAGATACAGGGCTGCCTACAACGAGATCGAGTTCTTCAAGGCGTACGTGAGTCGGATCGAAGATCCGGAGACCCGGCGACGCTTCGAGGTGGAGTTGCTGGACGAGATCAGTGAGTTCCAGGTCGACAGCGTGAAGGAGTACAAGTCTGCCTTCAAGGAAGCCTTCCCGCACCGCGCGAACGAGCCGCTCGGCCTGTCTCGGCAACAGCAGGCCATGTCGCGGGCAAGGGTGCAGCAGCTGGTATGGCAACTTCGCGGAATGAACCGCAAGATCACGCGCTGGGCCAACCGCAATGGGATTGTCGATCTCGATCGGAGTGAGATCGGGAAAGGGATATCCAAGAAGGGTGAGCGAATCTGGGGCGAGCGGTATCAGAACATCAAGAAGACCATCGACGGCGTCGTGCTTCGATTCACCTACAAGGGGCGGAAGCTCGAGTACGTGGGCAGTCTCAATACTGGAACACGGGGCCCGCACAAGGGGAGGACGGCGTTCAACATCAATGACTTCGACGTGGACCTCTTCGTCGTGCACCCTGCCGAATGGCGGAAGTACCTTCCCGTCGTCACCGCGGAGGCTCCGGAAAAAGTCAGCAACGGGAAGATATTTCCCATCTGGCCGCAGATGCGAGAGCTGTACAACCTCGGCCGAACCGTAGGGAAAGCTCTCACTCGAGTCCTCAGGGGGAGGGTCAAGGACTCCGAAAAGTTCACGGACGAAACGGAGGTGGTCCTCCGCGAGAAGGATTCCTATTGA
- a CDS encoding LysM peptidoglycan-binding domain-containing protein encodes MTGIEPYENALDAVPGAHPYPRSSRYHDAEIGVHRMADGTEVRYTKRRLLPPLSETAEESAPYTVSSGDRPDLLAQRYFGDPGQWWQIADANPVLDPHEMTQEPGRTIAVPHAGGFPGTGARYV; translated from the coding sequence ATGACCGGGATCGAACCGTACGAGAACGCGCTGGACGCCGTACCCGGCGCCCATCCCTACCCCCGCTCCAGCCGCTACCACGACGCCGAGATCGGCGTGCACCGGATGGCCGACGGGACCGAAGTGCGCTACACGAAGCGCAGGTTGCTGCCCCCGCTGAGCGAGACGGCGGAGGAGAGCGCCCCGTACACCGTCAGCAGCGGAGACCGGCCGGACCTCCTCGCGCAGCGGTACTTCGGTGACCCGGGGCAGTGGTGGCAGATCGCCGACGCCAATCCGGTGCTGGATCCGCATGAGATGACCCAGGAGCCGGGCCGCACGATCGCCGTTCCGCACGCCGGGGGCTTCCCCGGGACGGGAGCGCGGTATGTCTGA
- a CDS encoding phage baseplate assembly protein V yields the protein MAAGPNNRFLGKFRGRVVGNDDPLRIGRVTVKVPDVLGDETSTWAMPCLPFTGPQSGQYVVPAEGAGVWVEFEQGDVSFPIWTGCWYGDTSELPPDALTGGPAHQNVVIQTSDRHKFVVGDVPDGGSGIRLQAATGAYIQVDEKGVTIADGQGASVVLAGGEVDINDGRLIVAKKQ from the coding sequence ATGGCTGCAGGTCCGAACAACCGGTTCCTCGGCAAGTTCCGGGGGCGGGTGGTGGGCAACGACGATCCGCTGAGGATCGGGAGGGTCACGGTCAAGGTGCCGGACGTCCTGGGCGACGAGACGTCCACCTGGGCCATGCCCTGTCTGCCGTTCACGGGCCCGCAGTCAGGGCAGTACGTGGTCCCCGCCGAAGGGGCGGGCGTGTGGGTGGAGTTCGAGCAGGGCGACGTCAGTTTCCCCATCTGGACCGGCTGCTGGTACGGCGACACGTCGGAACTGCCGCCCGACGCGCTGACCGGAGGACCCGCGCACCAGAACGTGGTGATCCAGACCTCCGACCGGCACAAGTTCGTCGTGGGTGACGTGCCGGACGGCGGCAGCGGCATCCGTCTCCAGGCCGCGACCGGGGCGTACATCCAGGTGGACGAGAAGGGCGTGACGATCGCCGACGGCCAGGGCGCCTCGGTCGTGCTGGCCGGGGGCGAAGTCGACATCAACGACGGCCGGCTGATCGTCGCCAAGAAGCAGTGA
- a CDS encoding GPW/gp25 family protein — protein sequence MRAARGDIAFPFRSDRRGRTAHARYDEHVRDLVEQLLFTSPGERVMRPDFGCGLLDLVFTPNSPELASALELSVQASLQRWLGELIDVEALDVVSEENVVRVHLSYVVRSTGSRRDDVFEGSGPA from the coding sequence GTGAGGGCCGCACGCGGCGACATCGCGTTCCCGTTCCGCAGCGACCGGCGGGGGCGGACGGCGCACGCCAGGTACGACGAGCACGTGCGCGATCTGGTCGAGCAGTTGCTGTTCACCAGCCCGGGCGAGCGAGTCATGCGGCCCGACTTCGGCTGCGGCCTGCTGGACCTGGTCTTCACACCGAACAGCCCGGAGCTCGCTTCGGCCCTCGAACTGTCGGTGCAGGCCTCCCTGCAGCGCTGGCTGGGTGAGCTGATCGATGTGGAAGCCCTGGACGTGGTGAGCGAGGAGAACGTGGTCCGGGTGCATCTGAGCTATGTGGTGCGCTCCACCGGGAGCCGGCGCGACGACGTGTTCGAAGGGAGTGGACCCGCATGA